A stretch of DNA from Chondrinema litorale:
CCCATGCCTTCATGATACTCTCGTGGGCCTACTGGTCTATCTTCTTTATAGCCTTGTTGTCCTGACATTGGAAGATAAAGTGTTGTTGGAGCATAAGTATGCATACCATAATAAGCTGCACCAGTATGTCCTCCCAACCCCCATCCCTCGAATCCATCGGGACCTACATAATATATATATGCAACACCTGCTGAATTACGTTTGCCCGCTGGAGCTGCTTCCAATCCCTCCAATTCCACATGTGCCACCACCTTATTCTCACTAAAGGCATACGGGCTATTGTAATAGTAATCTTCTGCTAGAGGATCAACAGAGTGAAAACGCCCAATCTGTACATCTGCATTTCTCCATTTGAAAGATGACCAATTTAATCCAAATTCCTCTTGTATTTCCTGTCCTTGAAATTGGAACTTGTGGTCGGGTATGCCTTGTTTTTCGATGCCAGCCATGTTCATACCGAAGGGATAGTAATGATTTTCTTACACAATTATATCAATTAAAATATTTTGGGGCCAGTAACATCATTTATCCAAGATACAACTAAAAACGTTTCACCAAAAAATCATAGGACATTATGATAGTTGAATGTACTTTTCTAATTTGATTTTCTATAATATCACCCTTTTTCTTTGAGTTTCCCCTCACTTCTTAATCAACCATATATCCGAAATCCTCGAATTATTTCTCCAGTTTAAATGGGATTCTTCCGGCCGATCGAAAGTAACCGTTAAAGTACCATCTCCTACCACATGTTTTGGCACTACAAATTCCTTGAAACCTTCTATTTCTTTATTGTATTCTAGTGGAGCCAAACGCATTCCATCTACACGAATTAAGGCATCTCCATAACCAGTTACTCTGATAATATACCTGCCATTTGGATCAAGGTCTTCATATTCCAGAATGGGATCGTTCTGGTAAACCTGAGAAGATAGTCTCCATCGGCATAAACCGCCATCCCACCAACCAAAATCTACTGCATCGTACACAGTCGTGGTTACATGCGGACTGTTGGATATATTGGAAACATCATCATAATAACCTCCAAGGCCGGGATTCTCCCAATTCGCTATCAATTTGATTTTATCTATTTTAGCTTCTTCTGTATCCATTGTTCGGATGGAATCAAACTGATCTGCTAACCACCACCTGTTGTTTAAGGGGAAATCAACAAAATCCAGAATGCAACCTCGCTGTGAATTGCTTCCCTGATATTTTTCTACACTGCTCTGCAAACCGATGGATTGAAACAATTTCAGGCAGTACTCCTCAATTTTTTGCCTTTTATCCTTTTCGATAGGTTCAGTATCTGCCTTATTTACAATCTTAAGTGCTTCTTTCATTGCAGCTTCTGCCCCAGTCTTTTCTACATTTAAAAGAACCTGATTGGCTTCATCTTCCAGTTTCGTTTCGTTGATTTTCCTTGCTCTTACATATGCATCATAATAGGCTCTCAGTACCAGCATCTGCCATCTCCAGTTATCGGAAAGCTGAGGATAATTTTCTTCCAAATTTTGCCAGAAAGCTAAAGTCGTTTCCACACTGCCATTTTCTATGATAGGACCTTTCCAGTTTTGTTCTAGCCCTAGAATTCCAGAAGCTGCTTTTTCTTCTAGTTCGGGTAAAAAGAAAAATTTAGCATACTCCTTCAATATAGTCGGAATTCCTTTGTTAGGATTCCATCCCCGCTGGCTCCAGATTATTTTGTTTACATCATCATGGCAGCCATCCGAATAAGAAACAAATCCATCGGTAAAAGGCGCATACTTTCCATGAATTTCGGCATAATAAGCCGGTTGCGGGTTAATGCCTTCCCGCCCGATTGTTAAGGCATAGGCCTGATCAAAATTCTGTGCAGGATAATCACACCTCACATTGTGGGTAATGTCTGGATAATGACGGTGTTTATATTGCGAAGGGAGTCTGTATCGAGTCTCTGAAATTGGAGGACTGCTTGGGCCAGAAACTACACCTCGTAACCATGTGGGTTTATTTTCGCTGAGATATTGGTAAAAGTAATCGATTTGCTCTTGGCTAAATCCCTGTAACGAAATCCAAATTCCTGCATCGGGGTGGTATTTTATTAGCTCAGTATAAAGGTCTTTCAAAAAAGGCAGCACTTCTCTGGGATGATTATGACCGGGATCACCTCCTGGAAAAAACACATTATCAAGTCGAGGTACTTTTTTGTAATTGGCTACATGTAATTCAAACTCTTTCTGTCTCGCTTCAGCATCCTTTAAATCTGCTCTTCCCGGAGTCCAAACCCAGTATTCGATATCGTAAGCATCACAAATTTCACTCATTTTTACATTCATCTCTTCCCTTGATATCTTAAAGTGAGGGCTATCATCTTTATTTAAAGGAGGGATATTTTCGATGGCATTGGTACCAAAAAGCACTAAATCTCGGATGTACTGGTCATATTGTTCCACACTCCAAGCATCATAGGAGTTGGCTGTGTTTCGGTATCCGATCTGATGACCTCTAAGTGAATATTTTGGAGAGGAAGCCAAATCCAGTTTTTCATCTATGATAAATTTTCCTTTATACATTTCTGAATGCCTCAATAATTCTCCAATTCCAAAAAGAATTCCACGGGAATCAGCTCCGATTATCCATAAGGTTTTATCTTCCAGAAAAAGTCTAAATCCTTCCGGCTGAAATTCAGCTAAACTTTGATCTGCTCTTTCGGGTGGTACTTTCCCATCCAGTTTATTTGTGCCAGATAATACTAATGCAATGGTATAATCTCCATTATTCTGCCAGTGGTCATTTTGTTCCCACTTAATCCCGCTGCGTTTCTCAATTTCTTCTTGTAAAATACGAATGGCAGATTCTCTAACCTTTGGTTTGATATCATCCGAAACGAATATAACCGATTTGGAAAGGTCAATTGAAGCCGCTTTGCTAATAAAAAATGAACAAGATAATAATAGTAATAAGGCGAGTTTTATAAATTTCATATAGTGGTATTAATAGTATGAAGTTAGTTGTCGTTTTGAAAGCTTCTTACTAAGAATACTCAGTATCAATTATTAAGGACTATTGGGTTGAATTTTTATTTGATTAGAGATCGTTTATAAGTTCATCATTCCAGATAATAAGTATCTGGAATGATGATACAAGGTGAATTAATTACTATTTGACATTTCAGAAACAACTACCTTAAATTGTTTTTTTATTGTAGTGCCTTTTACATTATCCCTTATTGAAACATTTATATAAGTTGTTCCCATCCCTTTTTCGGTAATTATAAGTTCATTTTCTACAATTGTAACTGTGGCAATATCTTCATTTTCGCTTATTACCATATAGGTAGGCTTACTTATCTTTTCACTTGAAACTATCTTGTTTAAATCTATTGATGAAGTATTAAATTCTCTCCTGTAATTTGGATCATCTAGTCGATTATTAAAAAAGTTATTCGCTGAAAATTTGGCAAGAAATACATCCTCTTCAGAACCGTCTGGACTCATATTATCAAAATATATAGTTGAAGCTATTACATCATCACCAAAATTTATACTATTCTCTGCAATTTTTGACTGACCTATTAAGTACACATTGTTATAAGAGTCTGTTGTAACATCCATCCCTTCAGAAGCACTGCGAGCACCATAAGAATTAGCCCAAATCGCATTCCCATTTATATCATATTGAGCTAAAAAAGCATCTTGATGATAACCACTATTAACTTCCATTTCTACAGTAGTTCCATTACCAAAGTTAAGAGTAAAAATACCGTCAGATTCTGCATAAAAATAACCTGAAATATAGCTCCTACCTATCCTATCTACAGCAATTGAATGCACCATATGTCCACCTTTAACACTATATCTATTATTTATAATTCTATTTGCCCATTCGGCAATACCATTGCTATTGAACTTTACAATGTATGAATTGAGGTTATTTTCCTGACGAACTCCAACACCATCACCAAAAATTACTTTTCCAGAAAAAGCACCAGCCATATATACATTTTGTAAATGATCTACAGCGATTGATAATGTTTCATCAGTTATAATCTTATTCGCATTAAAGCTATTTACTCTTGTTATTATACCATTGCTATTTAATTTAATGAGATAGGTATCTCCGATGTTATTTTCATTAAATGGCTCAGGAATCGTATTTCTCAAGTTATAAACTTTCATGAAAGGACTTTCTGAGTAAGCAGCTAAATATAAGTTGCCAAATTTGTCTACAGCAATGGATTTTGCTTCATCTTTGTTTTTACCCCCAATGCCCTTTATCCAAACAAACTCTCCATCACTACTATATTTAGCAATAAATATATCCTTTGCACCAAAGTTTCTTATAGTGGCTTT
This window harbors:
- a CDS encoding SBBP repeat-containing protein; the encoded protein is MQTPSSILIAISVNNKAIFLKYGLLISAFLLINLSCNAQLRTRWATIPGGTGNDFGEEVVVDTEGNIYVTGRSANSHLQDFGNGVILNKTIRNQRYSYVVKYNKYGVAQWVRTAGVSSAGHGIAVDLSGNVYASGIFNKAICDFGNGVSIEHSGDGNEDIFLVKYDANGNAQWAKSINGSQSFLRDDFKSNTCIVVDHLGNVHLAGSYETKTLDLFYAMPFNNILVNRDKATIRNFGAKDIFIAKYSSDGEFVWIKGIGGKNKDEAKSIAVDKFGNLYLAAYSESPFMKVYNLRNTIPEPFNENNIGDTYLIKLNSNGIITRVNSFNANKIITDETLSIAVDHLQNVYMAGAFSGKVIFGDGVGVRQENNLNSYIVKFNSNGIAEWANRIINNRYSVKGGHMVHSIAVDRIGRSYISGYFYAESDGIFTLNFGNGTTVEMEVNSGYHQDAFLAQYDINGNAIWANSYGARSASEGMDVTTDSYNNVYLIGQSKIAENSINFGDDVIASTIYFDNMSPDGSEEDVFLAKFSANNFFNNRLDDPNYRREFNTSSIDLNKIVSSEKISKPTYMVISENEDIATVTIVENELIITEKGMGTTYINVSIRDNVKGTTIKKQFKVVVSEMSNSN